The genomic region tgtgatctcttttgtcaatacctgtcagaactctggctgcagcattttggatcaactggagttttcttaaagagttgtttggacaccctgataataaagaattacaatattccagcctggaagtaacaaaagcatgaattaacttttcagcatcatgccgcgtcagtagcttcctgatctttgtgatgttcctcaagtgaaaaaaggcacttctagagactaatttaatgtgtgagttgaaggagagattttgatcaaaagttactcctagattcctcacagagagactagatgttaatgaaataccatctagagtgatcatgtgatctaatctatccctgagaggttcaggaccaaacaccatgacctcagtttttcctgagttaaggaggaggaaatttgaagacatccaggactttatgtctttaagacaggtctgaagcttcactaacttctctgtctcctctggtttcatggataaatagagctgattgtcatcagcataacaatgaaaatttatcccatgctgccgaataatgttccctaagggaagcatgtccaaggtgaagaggattggtccaagtacagaaccttgaggaaccccatggctaaccttactgtatgaagagggaaccccatggacatgagcaaactggtatctatcagataaatatgatctaaaccagtctagtgctgtccctttaatcccaatcacatgttccagtctctgtaacaggatgctgtgatcgactgtatcaaaagcagcactgaggtccagcagaaccagcatagagaccagtccatgatctgaagctatgagaagatcattagtaactttaagaagtgccatTTCTGTGCtttgatgagctctaaagcctgactgaaacatctcaaacaggctgttcctctgcaggtgctcacCACAACtagagtcaccacaaccttctcaagaactttagagataaaaggaaggttggatatcggcctataatttgttAATACGTCAGGacccagtgatgtttttttaagcaacggcttgatcactgccaccttgtaggaccggggtacataacctgtcactaaagaaccattgatctggtccaggatagaactgcctatcaatggtaaaacatccttcaacaggtgtgttgggatgggatctaaaagacacgtggtggtcttggatttctgaattagcgaagacgcctcagaaaaatatataggggtgaaggagtttaagggctcgttggagaacctgtatgttcccacagtcagcacatctggtgatggtccagttgttgggatggcctggttagctttctctctgatagctagaactttatcagtgaagaagctcatgaagtcttcaccactaagggaagaagggatacgtggatctaaaacactgtgactcttggttaatttggccacagtgctgaaaagaaacctggggttgctcttattttcctcaattaaagaagaaaaataagctgttatagccttacagagggcctttttgtaaactaatagacagtctttccaggctacatgatagctgtctattttacaagaattttattatttattttacatccaATTTCATATGTCACACACTTTGGCTGAttcattttctctcatttctgtGCATTTCTGAAGACGAATGCCGAAGGTAAACATATATTATTTATGAAGCACAGATGCACATGAATCCCTCGCCAGGAGAAAAAAATAGCACAGCACATTAAATAAGGCGCTTTGTCATACTGAAATGAGAACAGCAACTACAAAGATTCTACCGATTGCTTGTCCATAACCGGCACTGTGAAAGAAAAATCATCGATAAAAGTGATGCAAGCGTCTATTAGTCTGCACTTTTTGCCACTAATTCATATCTTAGATGCAAATCCACAAGTACACTCAACAGTAAATTGCACAGCGGCTGAGTGCCATTGATTTGTTCCAAGCTTTGAACATGTTGGGAATTTATATTTAGATAACGATCAGCCTCAAAGTCATCTATTTCTGGAGGGAACTGTGGAGACTGCATCGTTTAATGCGTTCCTAATGCCAATGCAGATCAATGCTGGGTGATGAGGTGCTGTAGCCAGATGTTTTTGATAAACGTGTCAAGTTCAGGATGACCGAAAGGtgagtggaaaaaaacacattcatgaCTGTGATTGTTGTGTTATTAagcaaaatgtttgttttttttaaggaaaaggCATCATTTCAGCTTAAATATCTGCAGGCGTGCGCACAATGCACCATTATATCAGAATAGGAACATCTCTTCGTGCATTCTTGTCATAGAACCAGGATGTAGTCAGCACAACAACTCACTTCTTCCTATTTGTGACATTTCAAGTAGCGAAGTGTCAGCAGTACAAACACAGCAGCCTCGAACATGGGGTTTTTAAACAAATGTCTAACTTTCTGCTGCACAATTTAGGAGGAACTCCTGCACCATAGTGTAAATATCGAACGCACACAAAGAGGAACACAGGAAGGTCTCTGGATGATTTTTGGTTCAATGTGGAACTGCGATTGAAAGGTGTCTGTCTGGGGTAGAATCTGAGTAATAGCAGTACTCACAGGTCATGTAATGTTGTGCACACATGTCGTCACTCCATAAGTGTAGGCTGCTAATTAAGGGAAAATAAGGTATTGACATTACACGAGAGGGGATTTCAGGTTGATGTGTTTGCTATAGCACAGCCCCGATACATAAACATATGTAGAAAATACCAAAATAGATCTCAAAATGATGTTGTGTGCTTTTGTGGTGGCTGGTTCGATTCATGGGAAtccccatccaccccccccacccccccacccacacacacacacacacacacatcaccattGATCCCTACTTTGTACTCACTTCAACTCAGCCCAAGAATGTGCGGCCGGCAGAAAGAGGGATTGTGGGTGACACAAGCGACTCGTAGAGGGGCTACTCAGAGAGAACACTGAGCAGGTGTTAAAGGGGAAAATGGATAAGGGCACAGGCGCTCATagagagagcatgtgtgtgtgtttgtgggagagagagagtgtgtgtgtttgtgagagagagagaaagtgtgtgtgtgtgtgtgtgtgtgtgtgtgtgtgtgtgtgagagagagagagagagagagagagtgagcggTGAGTGATGAGATCAGACCAGCGTGATGGAAAGTCCAGCGACTGCTAACGCAAACACACCAGTGGGAGAGTAACACAAGAGGGGGCAGAAAGAGGGGGTTAAGAGCTTaaaaaatgagggggggggggtgataaagGAGTGTTTTGTGTCATCTGTAGAGTcactgatgctgatgttgagcaGCAATGATAGGGCTGTGGAAGTGTTTATACTGGAGCCCATTATCAGGTTTATCACCGGACAGGGAGGAGAGACTAGACCTGGAGGAAGAGGGCTCCTCGAGTCGGGAGGAAGACGTGTGGTGTGTTTGCAGAGCTGGAGTGACTCCAGGCTTCTACTGTGTCACATGCTGTGGGTGAGGACCGCTGACACGCTCACCGCTACaattacacagaaaaacatatCTACTGTATCAACCAGACCTGTGGCTGTTGACAATGtatagttttttgtttttctcagatTCAAAATGTTAGTTTGTTTACAAAGCCTTTGGCTCTGGTTCAgtgcagcagcgcagcagctggGGTGGCGGCGAAGGTTACGCCATGTCTATGGAATCTGCATTTGCaactctccctcctttctcgGCAGCACTCTGTGAACATAGATTTGATTGACCCACCGGCACTTCCAACAGTTTGGgtcctccaacacacacacgcgcacacacacacacgcacacacgcacacacacacacacgcacacacacacacacacacacacacacgcagaagcagcaaaaacatcgGTGACAGAGCTTCGGAGCATGAGCTTTTTGTATtgctttcctctctcctcctcctcttcctcctccttttcctcctcctccttccctgacgttctctctctctctatcgctcgctctctctctctctctggttgaGCGCCGTTGCCATAGTACCGCCTGCCTGAGTCAGTGCAGCTCTTAAATCGACTGCGCTCGGGATGTTCAGCAAGCATGTTGCTGCGCATCAGATGAATACAACCCTGACGCACTCCGCCAACTCCGCTTTGTCTCAGCGGGAGCTACGTGACGGGGGATCCTCGTTGGAAGCGCTCCTGCGCACTGATGGGAATAGATGGCAGAACTTGTGCCGCATCCGCCGCATTCAGCCAATTGCTTCATCTCTTTTCGTTGCCCACGGGGGAGCGCCCTTGTAAGCTGATTTAAACCGGGGGATGTGAATACCTCTCCGGGATTAGAAGGTTATTGGGTGAACGACAATGCCCCGCGGCGAGGACCGGCATTCCCGGCTACTGTTATCGCGGTGGCGGACGCGCGGTGCCCGGTCTCCCCCGGTTCATCCCCAGTAGCTGTACTGCGACCTCCCGCGCCTCCTCGTTGCCCTCTCGGCGTGGATCGGTTAATATGACTACCTGGCTCCGCAGCGTCcctctgtgtgtcctgctgTACTCCGCGCTGTCTCTTTGCGCACAAGACCACGGTGCGGGTGAGTTGAGGCTCATTAGAGCCAATTACTGCAGATCCCGGCAATTACCATGCATCTTGTATCTTGTGGAGAGATCACTGCGCATCGTCACCTCCCGTCCCACCCATCTGTGCTCTCTGCACGGGGTCCACActgctttctctttctcttaaTGAATGGAAGTTTCGTTTCTACCATAAGCCctttgaaaatgtttaatttcctcTCCCTTTACCCATCTCAGAAATGATTTATCTAAAGTCCAAACTCTTCTGGGATGAATTGAAAAGTGAAACGATTCATCCATGGAGGAGATCGCCAGGGGCCAGGAGTACTAATTGGGTCAGAGTAGTTTTTAGTGGACTGTTCAGCAAcctgcagcttttctctgcCCTACATTCCAACCATGTAGCTCATGGAAATGGTTCTGGGAAAATTGGATTCAAGGAGACAAAAGGCCTCGATGAATCATCTATCCATGCTTACACTACACTTACCCCATGTTGTTTGCATTTTGTCAGCCTTTAAATATCCTTAATGTGCATAATATCTCGCCCTGAGCATCAGTCTAATGCTTTTACACAATTAGCATTCAACCACTGATTCAAATGTGGGAGAAATAATCCAGCTCATCAAATAATCCAGCTCATCACTTTACCTTAAGCACCTGTTCCCACACTCCCAGTCATTTCTCCATTACTTGGTGCTTAATTGCCTGAGATGACTGAGAAGTGGTACCTCCATCATCAAAAGTGTGGATATGCTCTCTAAACCACCACAAGGGCTAGGCTGAATGACTAATGAGCCTTGACACGTACACATTCCTGCACTCTTTCATATGCTAATAAGGTGCTTCATCCCATTGCACTTTTATCCTTGGGTGAATGTCACGTTTTCAAACATTTTACTACTGTGTTACTCTCTTTCTGCAGGTGGCGCCATGTGTTTGTCTGCTAGTATCACTTCTTGTGCAGAGTGCCTCAGCCATGGACCACAGTGCGCCTGGTGCTTCAAAGAGGTGGGAAACATGTAGCAAAGAGTTTGTTTGAGGCTCCATTTCAAgagaaaagaaggggaaaaacagCCGTGACAGACCTTAAAGTTTTCTCAGATGACACACACCAAAGCTTTGATGCCACCCACACACGTGAATATAATGTGCATGTTTGAGCTCAGTGGAGTGCCCTCTGACCTAAGAGTGTGCCTGTTTTGGTGCGTGCTTCATGTGGCATCTGAGACAGAGCAACTGCGTGTCCATGTGTTTAGTCTAGGTGCCGACCTGTATTGCTGTTTTTCTCTGAGAGAGTGCATCtgcctgcatgtttgtgtgtctctcagTCAGTCTCGTAAAGAGCCCCTCCTAAACCAGCCTCAAGGCCCAGCGCCGCCCCCGTTGACAGACTACACTGTCGACATGTGCATGTTTACAGATCTCAGGTGTTTTCCCCCTCCGTGCACTTTAACCTTTATGACGTCTTTTGAGTGAGAGGAGGCTTTACCTCCCACAAGCACAGCTGTGCATCCACGACCACCGAAAACGAAGCAGATTAAGATCTTGTAAAGGTCGATCGGAGCATTTTGTGACATGTTCCTCTCTGTATATCAAATCGAAAATGCAGCCAGAAAAAACTTTCCGTATCAAACTTTCCAGCTCACGTTCTTAGCCTCCTGTTAAGCAAGAGTTAACTTTGTTGATTTCAGCTATAAAACCAACAGATATTCTAGTTATGTAAACCGCTCAGTCAGTATGAGCTGGTTGACTTTCGAGAAAACAAGGCTATAATTGTATGAGCAGTCGGCAGGGCTGTGTTTTTCACATGCTAGTCATTCTACTTTTCGTTTCTTAAAATCTGAGGTATCAAAGGTCACTGATTCACTCCAAAACTGTACAGTGTGATGCTATTACCCTCTATGGGTGGCATCTGGCTATTAGACAAGAGTGCTGAGTGCTTCTATTCATTTTTGTAAATGGCATTTTAAGCTGTAATAtaggaataaaagaaaatcaactGGCCCATCGTATCTTTTCTATCAGCGAGCATCTTGGTTCTGTAGCTGTTGGGGTTGACTGGCAGCTTCATCTCCTGTCAGAGGAatgacatttcattttattcattgcATCTTTCCCCCTTTCAGGACTTCCTGAATGGGGCCGACTTGGGCTGGCGCTGCGACCTGCCAGAAAATCTGCTCAATAGAGGCTGCGAAGCTGAGTCCATGGAGCGTTGGGAGACCAAGGTGGTGGTCAacaccaccatcagcagcacGCAAGTGTCCCCAGGAGACATCAGCATCACACTAACACCAGGTAGACAGACGCAGGTCCAGTGTGAAATGGGTGAACGGTGTTAGCGGGTGATATTTGTGCTCAAGGCCATTGTTTGGTTggtggtgtgtgtttatcaagGCTCGGAGGCCAGCGTCGTTGTGGcagtgaagcagctgcagcgttACCCCGTGGATCTCTACTACCTTGTTGATGTATCAGCATCGATGCAGGAGAATCTGAATCATGTAAGTGTAGCTGACTAAAGTTGTGGGGATTGTCTACTTGAAATAACCACATTTACTTTtacatttgctttatttgttcTGCTCTCTGCAGTTGAAGACGGTTGGTGTTGCTCTGACGCTTCGCATGACCGAGCACTCCTCTGACCTTTGGCTGGGTTTTGGCTCATTTGTTGACAAACCTGTCTCTCCTTACATTGACGTTCATCCCTCAAAGATCAACAACCCCTGCAGGTAAAAACTCCTTGAAAGGATTAAAGAAGTAGGAATGTAGGAATTTGAGAGTTTGGGACTCTGATGGGCATCCAAAGGATACGTTACATTAAACACACATGTTCCTAAAAGTCTTGCAGTGTTACTACTGGTTCTCTCTCATACCAGTGACTATGAGATCCGCTGTCGCCCGGCCCACGGCTTCCATCACGTCCTGAGCATGACAGGAAATATGAGCGAGTTCACACGTGTGATCAAACGTCAGCACATCTCTGGCAACATGGACACACCTGAGGGAGGTCTGGATGCCATGCTACAAGCTGCCGTCTGCCAGGTTTGTAGCGCACGCGCAAATCTTTTGGCGCCAGGCTCCCATGCACTGCATGCGTTGGTGTGAAAAAACCCAATGACTCCTTTCAGGTTAATAGAACTATCTTGTACATGTTGAAAAACTAAGTAATAAATGCACGCCAGTGAAAGAGGTCTTTATTCTGAGAGAATGGTGGCAGTCTGACTCGGCGCTGGATATATTACCCCTGGAATCCCACTAACTAATGACACCACCTCTAGGGtatggcagacacacacacacagagttgcttATGCTGCCGCTGCAGGAGGGCTCTGAATCATGGTATGCAGGGGGGCCCTGAGTCTGAAGGGAAACACTGCTGTGGTCATGATTCCTGAAATAGACTCTCCATTATGTCAGTCCTTCGTACACGTTCGCCGGTTTCCTAAAATAGACAGCGTTTTCTCTCATACTCAGTGACAAGTTGCAGACTTGAACAAGGCCCCTGGGAATCTACCTCATTCAGATGAGTAAAACATTAGAATTTGCAGCTGTAATATAAACAGCGCACATATTTGCCCCTTTAGTCATGTATATGCTGCTGACCAAACATGGAGGAACAGGCATCAGGACGTGGAGCAATGACCATTCAACATTTTCCAGTGTCCTgatagttgttgttttttaaattcctgaTTTAGGAAGCAGTGGGTTGGCGATCAGAAGCCAAGCGTCTACTGCTCCTGATGACTGATCAGCCGTCTCACCTGGCCCTGGACAGCCGGCTGGCAGGGATCGTCGTGCCACACGACGGCCTGTGTCACCTGGAAAACAATGTCTACACAGGAAGCACTAGGAtggtgaggagaagaggaaaatCACTGTAAAGTCAGACTCGAAAGAGCTGAATCTTTAAGTGAGCATACATCTGTGTCGATTACTGCATGGGTGCTGGTGAAACAGGCAGCAGGAAACTGTGGACTCTAATTGCTGGTTAACATACTCAATTCTCGTGCCACATGAGCAGACACTTGGCGGCAGTGATGAGAACAGCCCATGAACATGTGGGTGGTCATCTGTCTCTCAGGCacaaaaaaggagagaggaaaaatgtgagagagagagagtgagcgagagagagagagtcgtATGTGGTGAAAAATACAGCTGTTGTGCAGCAGCGAGTTGTGAAATACGTGCAGCTTCAGCCTCTAAAAAGTCACAGCTGGAAGGTTACAGTACGACCTCCAGCACAACCCCATCCCCCAACCCTAATCAATAGGGCCCTGGAAGGTCTCCAAATAATTAGCTTTTACCTAAAAACCTGTTCATTATAAGTATATTTTAAGGTTATGTATTGGTCATTAACTTTACAGGTTTTGACAGAATCTAATGAAAAGAATAGTACAGCATTGAACCCTGCATCTGATTTGACCAAATAAACCTGAAATAAAGGGTTATTTACAGCATCAAATACCAGTTTAGTAGATCCCATGATGTTCCCATGGATGGATGAGCTGAAATGAAACAATTAAGTAAAACCGTACATTTGTAGAGATTGATTCCATCTACAAGATCCACAGAGTCACTATAAAAGTTGTCTCCTTTGCAGGATCACCCCAGCGTGGGTCAGTTGTCTGATAAGCTCCTTGAAAACCATATCTACTCTGTCTTTgctgtggagaagcagcagtaCCAGTGGTATGAGGTAATGTCTCCAACACATGTGCACACTTCTGTATATAGATCTGCTCACATGTGTGGGtgggaaaacaaatatttccGTCCTAGTTGTAGCTCTGAGGATAGGGACCAAACACCTGCCCTGCACTCACTTTACTACTCACTTGGCACGCTTGTGGCTCTGGAATTTGACAGAAATTTATTGTGGAGCCACTTTAGAACCACCAGATTGTTTCTTCTGTTGCCTTTTTTAGGAGTTGGTCCGCCTGTTACCCGCCGCCTACCTGGGAAAGTTGGGCCTCTTCCAGGCCCCAAATCTCAttgagctggtggtggaggcaTACAAGGTACAGACAGTTAAACTTTATCTCCATCTGTGCTCCCACTGAGCTCCTTTGGTTAATTATTTATGTTtgacttgtgtttgtgtgcacttaTTAAGAAGTCCCCGTGACACGGCTGGAGGTTTAAACGCTGTTATTTATTCTGGAAAGTTCTCTGCGCACAACTGCAATGCAAAAGTTGAGAAAGCAGATTATCCGGGGTGCTTTTCGCTCCCAGAAGGCCCGGCGGAACAGGAAAGCACAGATGAGAACAAGAGGTTATAGTTGGCAGAGGTCTGGGCTATAATCTTGCCTCAGGCACAACGCTCCATTGTTTGCTCCGAGAATCTGCCGAATCCACAGAGCCGGGTACACAGCTACGCATACGcacaggcacacaaacacaggcatACACAAGCAGCCGAGCTTGAACAAAAACAGGCTTTGAAAGAGCTATCAGATCTCACCAGGATGAAGCAAAAGGTCCCCTAATTAAGGATGAATAAAAAGATGCTATTTTTGGCCCCATTATGTTCCCATAAACCCATCTGTGTTGGAGAACAAAAGAAGGGATGACAGTGACAGCTTTCTGGCGTCATGTGACACCTTAGATTAATCACACTTTCATTATAGCCGTATTACTTTACGGTCGCACAGATTATACCCATTGAAATTTTAATCCCAGGTCCTCTTTTAACCCCATAATTTgcattttcttgtgtttctttttttcaactccttcctccctccttgcATCCAGAGGTTGTTATCTGAAGTGGAAGTTTCCATCTCTGTAGAAGATAAAGCTGTTGACAGGTACTCAGTGTCTGTATCTCCCATCTGTCCTGAGGGATCCACTCTAAAGGGCCAGAGCTGCTCAGGGGTGCAGCCCAACCAGACGGTAAACACCTCACCACCACAGGACTAACAACAGGAAAAGAATGTGTTCAATATTACAAAATATGACCCTTGTAAGCCTCAGTGTTTAATGGCTGTGTTGGATTTCTTGgacacaacacgcacacacacacacacagacacattatcAGGCATCTCTGAGAGCTCATGATTTTCAAAGAATTCCAGTTTGCAGCTTGCAGGCTGCATCTTACGGAGAAACAGTTCCATGTGATTCCGTGACCATTTTCTACTCAAGTCCTAAATTTAGAATCGGGCCACATCCTCTGCTGACATACCTGCTCCAAAACAGGCCACACCAGATTTCTCTggtcaaaaacagacaaaatctCTTTTTCCTCAGTTCTTAAACTGCAGATGagcctcctctgtcctccagtgttTAAGCTTCTTTACATACTAATGCTTAATTGCATCTCTatagttttggtttttttttaatccacaaCAGTATTTCATCCTGTTACACAATAATCCAGATGGGATTTTGGAGAGTAGACACGCTTACCAAAATACAGATTAAAACGTGTGCACATACATGCAGCAAATGTTTAATTGGCTTTTATATTTAATGCAATGATTTTAACACATATCATAGCTAATGTAAGCTATTATTatacaaacaaatgaaaaaggaTTTGGTGTCCAGTCTGAGATGTGTATGCAACAGGAACTAGAACTGCAACAGCTCCTATTCAGCAGAAGTATGCTAAACATACATGCTACTGTATGTATACTGATCCATATAGCCACATTGTTATATTTTCAAAATCCTATCGTAATATAAGATATTGTATGCTTGGCTAATTAGCAAATCATAAAATAAGGGTGATGGAAATTTTTATTATTCTGTTGTATGCGATGACAAAGCaagagaataaaaatgaatcatttttgcTCTCTCAGCACAACTGACAAGGACTTGTTTTCCATCTCAGACCTACTTTAAGATCACCTT from Takifugu rubripes chromosome 12, fTakRub1.2, whole genome shotgun sequence harbors:
- the itgb8 gene encoding integrin beta-8 isoform X2, coding for MTTWLRSVPLCVLLYSALSLCAQDHGAGGAMCLSASITSCAECLSHGPQCAWCFKEDFLNGADLGWRCDLPENLLNRGCEAESMERWETKVVVNTTISSTQVSPGDISITLTPGSEASVVVAVKQLQRYPVDLYYLVDVSASMQENLNHLKTVGVALTLRMTEHSSDLWLGFGSFVDKPVSPYIDVHPSKINNPCSDYEIRCRPAHGFHHVLSMTGNMSEFTRVIKRQHISGNMDTPEGGLDAMLQAAVCQEAVGWRSEAKRLLLLMTDQPSHLALDSRLAGIVVPHDGLCHLENNVYTGSTRMDHPSVGQLSDKLLENHIYSVFAVEKQQYQWYEELVRLLPAAYLGKLGLFQAPNLIELVVEAYKRLLSEVEVSISVEDKAVDRYSVSVSPICPEGSTLKGQSCSGVQPNQTTYFKITFGLRSCPDDGGDEDVTVLIHPVGYNESTVVRIHSKCVCSCGVTKRCSNDGQSPCSGMQDEDRGPNHELMDSNKGSNRNCRPDVADVDCSGRGVCECGRCVCDRSKLGAVYGKYCEIDDFSCPYHEGLSCGGRGACVSSECVCTDGWTGESCSCPISTATCQSASGSLCSGRGRCVCGKCACDDPQYSGDFCETCPACQSPCQSHWKCVDCHLSHGLAPKEAGHCNSTCIPLVGYVDDTSGHVGGVQCMYINNDSCRYQFQTRSQYGQAMLYISTRPECASSSRMVGTFLSVCALTVLCGLVVVAFSRLLLQKRIRTPAGAGEDGVFHCTGKDLSYIPTTNEKTVTYRRDNPPDHSLEMHIQVPKMPLGDPWQF
- the itgb8 gene encoding integrin beta-8 isoform X1; the protein is MTTWLRSVPLCVLLYSALSLCAQDHGAGGAMCLSASITSCAECLSHGPQCAWCFKEDFLNGADLGWRCDLPENLLNRGCEAESMERWETKVVVNTTISSTQVSPGDISITLTPGSEASVVVAVKQLQRYPVDLYYLVDVSASMQENLNHLKTVGVALTLRMTEHSSDLWLGFGSFVDKPVSPYIDVHPSKINNPCSDYEIRCRPAHGFHHVLSMTGNMSEFTRVIKRQHISGNMDTPEGGLDAMLQAAVCQEAVGWRSEAKRLLLLMTDQPSHLALDSRLAGIVVPHDGLCHLENNVYTGSTRMDHPSVGQLSDKLLENHIYSVFAVEKQQYQWYEELVRLLPAAYLGKLGLFQAPNLIELVVEAYKRLLSEVEVSISVEDKAVDRYSVSVSPICPEGSTLKGQSCSGVQPNQTTYFKITFGLRSCPDDGGDEDVTVLIHPVGYNESTVVRIHSKCVCSCGVTKRCSNDGQSPCSGMQDEDRGPNHELMDSNKGSNRNCRPDVADVDCSGRGVCECGRCVCDRSKLGAVYGKYCEIDDFSCPYHEGLSCGGRGACVSSECVCTDGWTGESCSCPISTATCQSASGSLCSGRGRCVCGKCACDDPQYSGDFCETCPACQSPCQSHWKCVDCHLSHGLAPKEAGHCNSTCIPLVGYVDDTSGHVGGVQCMYINNDSCRYQFQTRSQYGQAMLYISTRPVSCTGSHMSGVTHTHTHRCRSKCNSSSPPPQFFGTALLIVHPQILPPTQRESLFLLTSTPPWCSWTRVSMVTLVQNVRVFFGLFVSGAGAVTHTRSQAERRAVHYRSAGTAAVTLLLS